A single region of the Rhizobium sp. NLR16a genome encodes:
- a CDS encoding SDR family oxidoreductase has protein sequence MSDIEGKVIAITGASSGIGEATAKVLAAAGARVVIGARRSDRLEALAGEIEAGGGTVRLRKLDVTDRVQVEAFAGFAKAEFGRLDVIINNAGVMPLSPLDALKVDEWDRMVDVNIKGVLYGIAAALPIMKAQGSGQIINLSSIGGHSVSPTAAVYCATKFAVRAISDGLRQETDRIRVTVISPGTTTSELADTITDTTARDAMKAFRAITISPKAVANAILYAISQPDDVDVSEIIIRPTASPH, from the coding sequence ATGTCTGATATCGAAGGAAAAGTCATTGCCATCACCGGAGCCAGCAGCGGCATTGGAGAGGCCACGGCAAAAGTGCTGGCCGCCGCCGGCGCGCGAGTCGTGATCGGCGCGCGCCGCAGCGACCGCCTGGAGGCGCTCGCCGGCGAAATCGAAGCCGGGGGTGGAACGGTGCGTCTGCGCAAGCTCGACGTCACCGACCGTGTCCAGGTGGAAGCCTTTGCAGGCTTCGCCAAGGCCGAATTCGGCCGGCTCGATGTCATCATCAACAATGCCGGCGTCATGCCGCTGTCGCCGCTCGACGCGCTCAAGGTCGACGAGTGGGACCGGATGGTCGACGTCAACATCAAGGGTGTCCTCTACGGCATAGCGGCAGCGCTTCCGATCATGAAGGCACAGGGATCGGGGCAGATCATCAACCTGTCTTCGATCGGCGGCCACAGCGTCTCGCCGACCGCGGCCGTCTATTGCGCAACGAAATTTGCCGTGCGGGCGATTTCGGACGGGCTACGGCAGGAGACCGACCGTATCCGCGTGACCGTCATCTCGCCCGGCACGACGACATCCGAGCTTGCCGACACGATCACCGACACGACGGCGCGGGACGCCATGAAGGCTTTCAGGGCGATCACCATCAGCCCGAAAGCCGTCGCCAATGCGATCCTCTATGCCATCAGCCAGCCTGACGACGTCGATGTCAGCGAAATCATCATCCGCCCGACGGCCAGCCCGCATTGA
- a CDS encoding methylated-DNA--[protein]-cysteine S-methyltransferase translates to MAETMHHYLIFETAGGFCGIAWSDAGIARFQLPTKTAEATERLLLRRLPDAQPGAPTPEVVETVAAVRRYFQGEETDFSGVELDLADQNDFFRDIYAAARRVGWGSTTTYGALARELGAGPEAARDVGQAMAKNPVALIIPCHRVLAAGGKIGGFSAPGGSSSKARMLELEGVSLGPPPPAQQSLGF, encoded by the coding sequence ATGGCCGAGACGATGCATCACTATCTCATCTTCGAAACCGCTGGCGGCTTCTGCGGCATCGCCTGGAGCGACGCCGGCATCGCCCGTTTCCAATTACCGACGAAAACCGCGGAGGCGACGGAACGGCTGCTGCTGCGCCGCCTGCCGGATGCCCAACCCGGCGCCCCGACGCCTGAGGTGGTGGAGACGGTAGCGGCCGTGAGGCGCTATTTCCAAGGCGAGGAAACCGATTTCTCGGGCGTCGAACTCGATCTTGCCGACCAGAATGACTTCTTCCGGGATATCTATGCGGCGGCAAGGCGTGTTGGCTGGGGCAGCACGACCACTTACGGCGCGCTGGCCAGGGAACTCGGCGCCGGGCCGGAAGCGGCTCGCGACGTCGGCCAGGCGATGGCCAAGAACCCGGTCGCCCTGATTATCCCCTGCCACCGGGTGCTTGCCGCCGGCGGCAAGATCGGCGGCTTCTCGGCGCCCGGCGGCTCGTCATCGAAGGCCCGCATGCTGGAGCTCGAAGGCGTCAGCCTCGGCCCGCCGCCGCCTGCCCAGCAGTCGCTGGGCTTTTGA
- a CDS encoding succinylglutamate desuccinylase/aspartoacylase family protein, producing the protein MEGSEIIIPGDTPGTEWRLPVLRFAGRNPKAPKAYIQAALHAGELPGTALLHFLCERLRRAESEGAVAGDITIVPQANPIGAAQSHFGDLQGRFDLGSRTNFNRDFPLISVADRPMLTEDLNDYPATDQLKRRLLDMALGADLVLDLHCDDESLQYAYIDEAFWPEAADLAAALDMEAVLLSDGESSAFEEAVGFAWKYAVPGERQSRLPGKLSVTVELRGKRDVDPLLAKRDADGLWRFLAARGIVSDDRMAPAMFAGPAVPLDNVEIIRAPEGGAVLFHRTIGDRVAEGELLATIVTRPGRPDGSIDLHAPQDGLVLTRTSDRLVRRRGDLMKIVCARPSKAARKAGTLES; encoded by the coding sequence ATGGAAGGTTCGGAGATCATCATCCCAGGCGATACGCCGGGAACGGAGTGGCGGCTGCCGGTGCTGCGTTTTGCGGGCCGTAATCCGAAGGCTCCGAAGGCCTATATCCAGGCGGCGCTTCACGCCGGTGAGCTGCCGGGAACGGCGCTCCTGCATTTCCTTTGCGAGCGCCTGCGGCGGGCGGAAAGCGAAGGCGCGGTCGCCGGCGACATCACCATCGTGCCGCAGGCCAACCCGATCGGCGCGGCGCAATCGCATTTCGGCGACTTGCAGGGCCGCTTCGATCTCGGCTCGCGTACCAATTTCAATCGGGATTTTCCGCTGATCAGCGTCGCCGATCGGCCGATGCTGACGGAAGACCTGAATGATTATCCGGCTACGGACCAGCTGAAGCGGCGACTTCTGGATATGGCGCTCGGCGCCGATCTCGTCCTCGATCTGCACTGCGACGATGAATCGCTGCAATATGCCTATATCGATGAGGCCTTCTGGCCGGAGGCGGCCGATCTTGCCGCCGCGCTCGACATGGAGGCGGTGCTGCTTTCGGATGGCGAAAGCTCGGCCTTCGAGGAGGCCGTCGGTTTTGCATGGAAATATGCGGTTCCCGGTGAACGACAATCCCGGCTGCCGGGCAAGCTTTCGGTCACGGTCGAGCTGCGCGGCAAGCGCGACGTCGATCCGCTGCTGGCGAAGCGGGATGCGGACGGGCTCTGGCGTTTTCTCGCGGCACGGGGGATCGTGAGCGACGACAGAATGGCGCCGGCCATGTTTGCCGGTCCCGCCGTGCCGCTCGACAATGTCGAGATCATTCGCGCTCCCGAAGGCGGCGCCGTGCTCTTCCATCGCACGATCGGCGACAGGGTTGCAGAGGGCGAGCTTCTGGCGACGATCGTCACCCGGCCCGGTCGGCCTGACGGCAGCATCGATCTGCATGCACCGCAGGATGGGCTGGTCCTGACCCGAACCTCGGATCGGCTGGTGCGCCGGCGCGGCGACCTGATGAAGATCGTCTGCGCCAGGCCGAGCAAGGCCGCACGCAAGGCCGGCACGCTGGAGAGTTGA
- a CDS encoding ArsC family reductase, producing MAVTIYGIKNCDTMKKARSWLEEHGVAYEFHDYKAFSIDRPHLEAWIDQAGLDAVLNRAGTTFRKLPDAERENLSREKAIALMLDQPSMIKRPVLETEGKLVIGFKPENYADIFGR from the coding sequence ATGGCCGTCACCATCTATGGGATCAAGAATTGCGACACGATGAAGAAAGCCCGCAGCTGGCTGGAAGAACACGGCGTCGCCTATGAGTTTCACGATTACAAGGCGTTCAGCATCGACCGCCCCCATCTCGAAGCCTGGATCGACCAGGCCGGCCTTGATGCGGTGCTCAACCGCGCCGGCACCACCTTTCGCAAACTGCCCGATGCCGAGCGCGAGAATCTGAGCCGGGAAAAGGCGATCGCGCTGATGCTCGACCAGCCGTCGATGATCAAGCGGCCGGTGCTGGAGACCGAAGGCAAGCTGGTGATCGGCTTCAAGCCGGAGAATTACGCGGATATATTCGGGCGCTGA